In Pedobacter sp. WC2423, the following are encoded in one genomic region:
- a CDS encoding response regulator transcription factor, whose translation MSKGIKILIVEDDENLRFLVVHRLKSEGYDVLETGDGELAVKTIMDEKPDIVLLDWMLPGKQGSDVCQEVRKQGFENLIIMMTAKAQDVDKIDAYTFGVSDYVTKPFNMDVLVAMLESKVKFLLNNDKSEIHRFGDMEHHPNIHTLYRSGRKIELTILENRILLYFLRNPNKVINRDELMLVVWGYNSDVNTRTLDMHIVRLRKKIELNPDNPQLLQTVRGIGYRFNAG comes from the coding sequence ATGTCTAAAGGAATTAAAATACTGATAGTTGAAGATGATGAAAATTTAAGGTTTTTAGTAGTACACAGACTAAAGTCTGAGGGTTATGATGTACTGGAAACCGGCGATGGTGAGCTGGCAGTAAAAACTATCATGGATGAAAAGCCTGATATTGTTTTGCTGGACTGGATGTTGCCGGGTAAACAGGGGTCGGATGTTTGTCAGGAAGTGCGTAAGCAGGGTTTTGAGAACCTGATTATTATGATGACTGCGAAGGCGCAGGATGTGGATAAGATTGATGCTTATACTTTCGGAGTGTCTGATTATGTAACCAAGCCGTTTAATATGGATGTTTTGGTGGCGATGCTGGAGAGTAAGGTGAAGTTTTTGTTAAACAATGATAAGTCAGAGATCCACCGTTTTGGCGACATGGAACATCACCCTAATATCCATACCCTTTACAGGAGCGGAAGAAAGATTGAATTAACAATATTAGAAAACAGGATCTTATTGTATTTCCTGAGAAATCCGAATAAGGTGATTAACCGGGATGAGTTGATGCTGGTTGTTTGGGGATATAATTCTGATGTGAATACGCGTACGCTTGATATGCATATTGTTCGTTTAAGAAAGAAGATTGAATTGAATCCTGATAATCCACAGTTGTTGCAAACTGTAAGGGGTATTGGATACCGTTTTAATGCGGGATAG